A single genomic interval of Plantibacter sp. Leaf314 harbors:
- the cydD gene encoding thiol reductant ABC exporter subunit CydD, which yields MRPLDPRLLRYARGARSVLALGAVIALVQTACTLGFAWFVAQLVSRSIAGDPIDELLPSLWLLTGIVVLRSAAVLAADAVNARGSAVVRSELRRALVGAFEALGPGWVSRRSSAALTTVSGRGLDALDAYFGRYVPQLILTAIAMPIIAAVIFLQDPISGITVVVTLPLIPVFMILIGFATQTVQRRQWDTLAHLSRGFLELVAGMATLKLFGRQHRQVARVRSVTEEYRVETMKVLRFSFMSGFALELLSSLAVAVVAVGIGLRLLDGSLLLGTGLFVLILAPEAFLPLRNVGANYHAAAEGVTAAEEVFEILDEAAALSEQATPGASARSVSTAGHRTQSAPGLLLHGLDVRYGDQVVLDALDASFPAGTMTAVVGPSGAGKTSMASAILGFVETGGTIRHDGVEVSPTSADRPWLSWAGQRPALIAGTVGGNVALGDETPDDALVARSLSRVGLSTLPLEHPIGAVGDGVSGGQAQRIAIARALYRLARTPAAAGTPVLLLDEPSSALDSASEALVIDAAREAAHAGAVVIVITHRPMISERADAVLEIPVRASRAHDEPAVLHG from the coding sequence GTGCGCCCCCTCGATCCGCGACTGCTCCGCTATGCCCGGGGAGCCAGGTCGGTCCTGGCCCTCGGCGCGGTCATCGCCCTGGTGCAGACCGCATGCACGCTCGGCTTCGCCTGGTTCGTCGCGCAGCTGGTGTCCCGCTCGATCGCCGGCGATCCGATCGACGAGCTGCTGCCGTCGCTGTGGCTGCTGACCGGCATCGTGGTCCTCCGTTCGGCAGCGGTCCTGGCGGCGGACGCCGTGAACGCCCGCGGCTCCGCCGTGGTCCGGAGCGAGTTGCGGCGCGCGCTCGTCGGAGCATTCGAGGCGCTCGGTCCCGGCTGGGTCTCCCGGCGGAGCTCAGCGGCGCTCACCACGGTGTCGGGCCGTGGCTTGGACGCGCTGGACGCGTACTTCGGCCGGTACGTGCCGCAACTCATCCTCACTGCCATCGCGATGCCGATCATCGCAGCGGTCATCTTCCTGCAGGATCCGATCAGCGGGATCACGGTCGTCGTGACCCTGCCCCTCATCCCCGTCTTCATGATCCTCATCGGGTTCGCGACGCAGACGGTGCAACGACGCCAGTGGGACACCCTGGCGCACCTGTCGCGCGGATTCCTCGAACTCGTCGCGGGCATGGCGACCCTGAAGCTCTTTGGCCGGCAGCATCGACAGGTGGCGCGGGTCCGGTCGGTGACGGAGGAGTACCGCGTCGAGACCATGAAGGTGCTGCGGTTCTCGTTCATGAGCGGGTTCGCCCTCGAACTCCTCTCGAGTCTCGCGGTCGCCGTGGTGGCCGTCGGCATCGGGCTCAGGCTCCTCGACGGCTCGCTGCTCCTCGGCACCGGGCTCTTCGTCCTCATCCTCGCCCCGGAGGCCTTCCTGCCGCTGCGGAACGTCGGCGCGAACTACCATGCCGCGGCGGAGGGGGTTACCGCGGCCGAAGAGGTCTTCGAGATCCTCGACGAGGCGGCGGCGCTGTCCGAGCAGGCCACCCCGGGCGCGTCCGCACGGTCGGTGTCGACGGCGGGTCACCGGACGCAGTCGGCACCGGGCCTGCTGCTCCATGGGCTGGACGTCCGGTACGGCGACCAGGTGGTGCTCGATGCACTCGACGCCTCGTTCCCCGCCGGGACGATGACCGCGGTCGTCGGGCCCAGCGGTGCGGGGAAGACGAGTATGGCCTCCGCGATCCTCGGCTTCGTCGAGACCGGTGGAACGATCCGGCATGACGGCGTCGAGGTGTCGCCCACGTCCGCAGACCGACCTTGGTTGTCGTGGGCAGGCCAACGTCCCGCCCTCATCGCGGGGACCGTCGGCGGCAACGTGGCACTCGGCGACGAGACGCCCGACGACGCGCTCGTCGCCCGATCGCTCTCGAGGGTCGGACTGTCCACACTTCCGCTCGAGCACCCGATCGGTGCGGTCGGCGACGGGGTCAGCGGTGGGCAGGCGCAGCGGATCGCGATCGCGCGGGCGTTGTACCGCCTGGCGCGCACCCCCGCCGCCGCCGGGACGCCCGTCCTGCTCCTCGACGAGCCGAGTTCGGCCCTCGACTCCGCGTCCGAGGCGCTCGTGATCGACGCCGCGCGTGAGGCCGCCCACGCCGGAGCAGTGGTCATCGTCATCACGCACCGCCCCATGATCAGCGAACGCGCCGATGCCGTGCTGGAGATCCCCGTGCGTGCCTCGCGTGCCCACGATGAGCCGGCGGTGCTCCATGGATGA
- the cydB gene encoding cytochrome d ubiquinol oxidase subunit II yields MDLTILWFWIIAALFVGYFVLDGFDFGVGMTIPFLGKDETDRRMLINTIGPVWDLNETWLIVAGASLFAAFPEWYATLFSGFYLPLLFILLALIVRGVSFEYRHQRPEASWKRRFDLMIIVGSALPAFLWGVAFANIIQGVPLDADHNFTGTLFTLLNPYGILGGLTTLVLFFAHGAVFASLKTEGDIRERARRLASRAGLLAIVLAASFLGWTVLAHFSLPVLILAAIAAVSLISAWFANSRGLEGRAFALMAVTVAAAVLTLFTALFPAVMPASNDPANSLTIANASSTEYTLTVMSWTALIFLPLILAYQGWTYWVFRKRITRQHIEAAAH; encoded by the coding sequence ATGGACCTCACGATTCTCTGGTTCTGGATCATCGCCGCCCTGTTCGTCGGATACTTCGTGCTCGACGGGTTCGACTTCGGCGTCGGAATGACGATCCCCTTCCTCGGCAAGGACGAGACCGACCGCCGGATGCTCATCAACACGATCGGGCCGGTCTGGGATCTGAACGAGACCTGGCTGATCGTCGCCGGCGCGAGCCTGTTCGCCGCCTTCCCGGAGTGGTACGCGACCCTGTTCAGTGGGTTCTACCTCCCGCTGCTGTTCATCCTGCTCGCCCTCATCGTCCGTGGGGTGTCGTTCGAATACCGGCACCAGCGTCCCGAAGCGTCCTGGAAGCGGCGGTTCGACCTCATGATCATCGTGGGGTCGGCGCTCCCGGCCTTCCTCTGGGGCGTCGCGTTCGCGAACATCATCCAGGGCGTGCCGCTTGACGCCGACCACAACTTCACGGGCACCCTCTTCACGCTGCTCAACCCGTACGGGATCCTCGGTGGTCTCACCACGCTGGTGCTCTTCTTCGCACACGGGGCCGTCTTCGCCTCGCTGAAGACCGAGGGCGACATCCGTGAACGCGCCCGTCGTCTCGCGAGCCGTGCGGGCCTCCTCGCCATCGTGTTGGCCGCCTCGTTCCTCGGATGGACCGTCCTCGCGCACTTCTCGCTGCCGGTCCTCATCCTCGCGGCGATCGCCGCGGTGTCGCTGATCAGCGCCTGGTTCGCGAACAGCCGTGGGCTCGAGGGACGAGCCTTCGCGCTCATGGCGGTGACGGTCGCCGCCGCGGTGCTGACCCTGTTCACCGCGCTGTTCCCCGCCGTCATGCCGGCGAGCAACGACCCCGCGAACAGCCTGACGATCGCGAACGCGTCCTCCACGGAGTACACGCTCACGGTGATGTCCTGGACGGCCCTGATCTTCCTCCCGCTCATCCTCGCCTATCAGGGGTGGACCTACTGGGTGTTCCGGAAGCGCATCACCCGTCAGCACATCGAAGCGGCCGCGCACTAA
- a CDS encoding cytochrome ubiquinol oxidase subunit I gives MNDLLDPLLLSRWQFGLTTVYHFIFVPLTIGMAVTVAGFQTAWVRTGKLHYLQLTRFFGKIFLINFAMGVVTGIVQEFQFGMNWSTYSRFVGDVFGAPLALEGLLAFFLEATFIGLWIFGWDKLSPKLHLATIWIVALGTVLSAYFIIAANAFMQNPVAYRINEERGRAELTNIWELLTNKVALAAFPHTIFACFMVSAAVIITAAAWHLARGQHVEMMRPALKVGAWSMLIAGGATMLAGDQLSLAMVETQPMKMAAAEAMYNTSTGADASFSIFTLGTPDGVHELFSIRIPYLLSFLSTHTFDGTVEGINDLQAQYTQLYGPGDYSPVIWVTYWAFRWMIGLGLASMLVAAAGLWFTRKGREPKRWMWRVAVWAVPMPFLAMTMGWVFTEMGRQPWIVFSLLKTEDAVSPNTTGLDVLISLIAFTVVYGSLLVVEFGLLKKTITAGPDAIEMSPPDDDGVQKPAAPATTVY, from the coding sequence GTGAACGATCTTCTCGACCCGCTACTGCTGTCCCGCTGGCAGTTCGGCCTCACCACCGTCTACCACTTCATCTTCGTGCCGCTCACCATCGGCATGGCGGTGACGGTCGCCGGGTTCCAGACCGCCTGGGTCCGGACGGGCAAACTGCACTACCTGCAGTTGACCCGCTTCTTCGGCAAGATCTTCCTCATCAACTTCGCCATGGGCGTCGTGACCGGGATCGTGCAGGAGTTCCAGTTCGGCATGAACTGGTCCACCTACTCGCGGTTCGTCGGCGACGTCTTCGGTGCGCCACTGGCACTGGAAGGCCTGCTCGCGTTCTTCCTCGAGGCCACGTTCATCGGACTCTGGATCTTCGGCTGGGACAAGCTCTCACCGAAGCTCCACCTCGCGACCATCTGGATCGTCGCCCTCGGCACCGTGCTCTCGGCCTACTTCATCATCGCCGCGAACGCCTTCATGCAGAATCCGGTCGCCTACCGGATCAACGAGGAACGCGGCCGGGCCGAGCTCACCAACATCTGGGAGCTCCTGACCAACAAGGTCGCGCTCGCCGCCTTCCCGCACACGATCTTCGCCTGCTTCATGGTCTCGGCCGCCGTCATCATCACCGCCGCCGCCTGGCACCTGGCCCGCGGTCAGCACGTCGAGATGATGCGGCCCGCGCTGAAGGTCGGTGCCTGGAGCATGCTCATCGCCGGAGGAGCCACGATGCTCGCCGGCGACCAGCTCAGCCTGGCGATGGTCGAGACGCAGCCGATGAAGATGGCCGCAGCCGAGGCCATGTACAACACCTCGACCGGCGCGGACGCCTCGTTCTCGATCTTCACGCTCGGTACCCCGGACGGCGTCCACGAGCTCTTCTCGATCAGGATCCCGTACCTGCTCTCGTTCCTCTCGACCCACACCTTCGACGGCACCGTGGAAGGCATCAACGACCTGCAGGCGCAGTACACGCAGCTCTACGGCCCCGGCGACTACTCGCCGGTCATCTGGGTCACCTACTGGGCCTTCCGCTGGATGATCGGCCTCGGGCTCGCCTCCATGCTCGTGGCGGCCGCAGGCCTCTGGTTCACTCGGAAGGGCCGCGAGCCGAAGCGCTGGATGTGGCGGGTCGCCGTGTGGGCCGTGCCGATGCCGTTCCTCGCGATGACGATGGGGTGGGTCTTCACCGAGATGGGCCGTCAGCCCTGGATCGTCTTCAGCCTGCTGAAGACCGAGGATGCCGTCTCGCCGAACACCACCGGTCTCGACGTGCTGATCTCGCTCATCGCCTTCACCGTCGTCTACGGCTCCCTACTGGTCGTCGAGTTCGGGCTGTTGAAGAAGACCATCACCGCCGGACCGGATGCCATCGAGATGTCCCCGCCCGACGACGACGGCGTGCAGAAGCCCGCCGCCCCGGCAACCACGGTCTACTAG
- a CDS encoding DedA family protein: MNDVLGWLLDLVQSVDPVTRTLLAGLGIMLETSVLVGLVVPGDTVVIVASTAVVGPVQWISMILVVIAGALIGESVGFALGRWFGPRIRASRLGRRIGERHWVRAERYLDRRGGIAVFVSRFLPVLHSLIPLTVGMSTMTYRRFISWTLPACVIWSSAYVSVGAVAAGSYRELSERLHWAGYVFVGIIVLFAVVVLIVKRVLQRSEERHMLDQEDPASPGGASTPE, from the coding sequence GTGAACGACGTGCTCGGCTGGCTCCTCGACCTGGTGCAGAGCGTCGACCCCGTCACCCGCACGCTCCTCGCCGGACTCGGCATCATGCTCGAGACCTCCGTACTCGTCGGTCTCGTCGTCCCCGGCGACACGGTCGTCATCGTCGCCAGCACCGCCGTGGTCGGTCCGGTGCAGTGGATCTCGATGATCCTCGTCGTGATCGCCGGTGCACTCATCGGGGAATCCGTCGGCTTCGCCCTCGGCCGATGGTTCGGTCCGCGCATCCGTGCGAGTCGGCTCGGCCGCAGGATCGGTGAACGACACTGGGTCAGAGCGGAGCGATACCTCGACCGGCGAGGCGGTATCGCGGTGTTCGTCTCACGGTTCCTCCCCGTGCTCCACTCGCTCATCCCCCTGACGGTCGGCATGAGCACGATGACGTACCGTCGGTTCATCTCGTGGACCCTGCCGGCCTGTGTCATCTGGTCCTCCGCCTACGTCTCGGTCGGTGCGGTGGCGGCCGGGAGCTACCGTGAACTCTCCGAGCGCCTCCACTGGGCCGGATACGTGTTCGTCGGGATCATCGTGCTGTTCGCCGTCGTCGTCCTCATCGTCAAGCGGGTCCTGCAGCGGAGCGAGGAACGGCACATGCTCGACCAGGAGGATCCGGCATCCCCGGGCGGAGCGTCCACGCCGGAGTGA
- a CDS encoding App1 family protein — protein sequence MKAPDDRPTASSDAAQQIRHFAARMEDAIQLRRQRRARRHGREAAIIPFTGYGSTSWIRVLARVVLAEPGKTTVKPQQKVRGWKSFFALSIADPTVEVEIDGRRHTVTGDRGGVVDAVVQVSLTPGWHTLRLSSEGSDPVEAPVFIVGDDIEFGIVSDIDDTVMVTALPRPLVAAWNTFVLDEHARTPVPGMAVFLERTAREHPGSPIIYLSTGAWNVAPTLTRFLSRNLYPAGALLLTDWGPTHDRFFRSGREHKRTNLDRFAEDFPRLRWLLVGDDGQHDESLYRSFEERHPDRVAAVAIRQLSPGEAVLAGGRSKVGGQHEGAPWVYAGNGAELLDQLHGKL from the coding sequence GTGAAGGCACCCGACGATCGTCCAACGGCCTCATCCGACGCCGCCCAGCAGATCCGGCACTTCGCCGCTCGGATGGAGGACGCTATCCAGTTGCGCCGGCAGCGGCGCGCACGGCGGCATGGGCGCGAGGCGGCGATCATCCCCTTCACCGGCTACGGCTCGACGTCGTGGATCCGCGTCCTCGCTCGAGTGGTGTTGGCGGAACCGGGCAAGACCACCGTGAAACCGCAGCAGAAGGTGCGAGGCTGGAAGAGCTTCTTCGCCTTGAGCATCGCGGACCCCACCGTCGAGGTCGAGATCGACGGCCGACGCCACACGGTCACGGGAGATCGTGGCGGCGTGGTGGATGCGGTGGTCCAGGTCTCCCTGACGCCGGGATGGCACACCCTCCGCCTGAGTTCCGAGGGCAGCGACCCCGTCGAGGCCCCCGTCTTCATCGTGGGCGACGACATCGAGTTCGGCATCGTGTCCGACATCGACGACACCGTGATGGTCACGGCACTCCCCCGCCCGTTGGTCGCCGCGTGGAACACCTTCGTCCTCGACGAGCATGCGCGGACCCCGGTCCCGGGGATGGCCGTCTTCTTGGAGCGGACCGCCCGTGAGCACCCGGGCTCCCCGATCATCTACCTCTCGACGGGCGCCTGGAACGTCGCCCCGACGCTCACCCGGTTCCTCTCCCGCAACCTCTACCCCGCAGGGGCCCTGCTCCTCACCGACTGGGGCCCGACCCACGACCGCTTCTTCCGGAGCGGACGCGAGCACAAGCGGACCAACCTCGACCGCTTCGCCGAGGACTTCCCGCGGCTGCGCTGGCTCCTCGTCGGTGACGACGGGCAGCACGACGAATCGCTTTACCGCAGTTTCGAGGAGCGTCACCCCGACCGCGTCGCCGCCGTCGCGATCCGTCAGCTCTCCCCCGGCGAGGCGGTGCTGGCCGGCGGTCGCTCGAAGGTCGGTGGACAACACGAGGGGGCGCCCTGGGTGTACGCCGGGAACGGCGCGGAACTGCTCGACCAGCTCCACGGCAAGCTCTGA
- a CDS encoding aromatic acid exporter family protein, whose amino-acid sequence MSVVPVLRTRSRLPLLQVLKTALAAIAAWIVAITIIPGQLPVFAAIAAILVVQPSVNQSFGKALERSLGVITGVVLATAIGSVFGHSAWIVLLAIVVAILLGWVLRLGPGSANQIPISAMLVLSIGAATPDYAFARIIETVLGAGIGLLVNVVLVAPVLLAPARTAVGALALACADTLDHLATALTRANTDAELAALLTEARALKPLRERAIAAVKEGDDSLLLNPRRSRHREELDRQRLLLRRLEPVVTRTLGMARSVHDHDDPTLHEEPTVADIAVELGRAAHDLRLLVNDRAASREPPTETAELPALTAPLVIHRPHPQHWILIGSLMEDLRRVRDEIVGEPT is encoded by the coding sequence ATGTCCGTCGTCCCCGTCCTGCGCACCCGGTCGCGGCTCCCGCTGCTCCAGGTGCTGAAGACGGCGCTGGCCGCCATCGCCGCCTGGATCGTCGCGATCACGATCATCCCGGGCCAACTGCCGGTCTTCGCCGCCATCGCCGCCATCCTCGTGGTGCAGCCGAGCGTCAACCAGTCGTTCGGCAAGGCACTCGAACGCAGCCTCGGGGTGATCACCGGCGTGGTCCTCGCGACCGCGATCGGGAGCGTCTTCGGACACTCCGCCTGGATCGTGCTCCTGGCCATCGTCGTCGCCATCCTGCTCGGCTGGGTCCTCCGCCTCGGGCCGGGTTCCGCGAACCAGATCCCGATCAGCGCGATGCTGGTCCTCTCGATCGGCGCCGCCACGCCGGACTACGCCTTCGCGCGCATCATCGAGACCGTCCTCGGCGCCGGGATCGGGCTGCTCGTCAACGTCGTCCTCGTCGCCCCCGTCCTGCTCGCGCCGGCCAGAACAGCGGTCGGTGCACTCGCGCTCGCCTGCGCCGACACCTTGGACCACCTCGCGACCGCGCTCACCAGGGCCAACACGGACGCCGAGCTGGCCGCGCTCCTCACGGAAGCCCGCGCGCTCAAACCACTGCGGGAACGCGCGATCGCCGCGGTGAAGGAGGGCGACGACAGTCTGCTGCTCAACCCGCGCCGGTCACGGCACCGTGAGGAGCTGGACCGTCAACGACTCCTGCTGCGTCGACTCGAGCCGGTGGTCACACGGACGCTGGGCATGGCGCGCTCGGTGCACGACCACGACGACCCGACCCTGCACGAGGAGCCGACGGTGGCCGACATCGCCGTCGAACTCGGCCGCGCGGCGCACGACCTCCGGCTGCTCGTGAACGACCGCGCAGCCTCCCGCGAACCCCCGACCGAGACCGCCGAACTCCCCGCGCTCACCGCACCCCTGGTGATCCACCGACCGCACCCGCAGCACTGGATCCTCATCGGATCGCTCATGGAGGACCTCCGCCGGGTCCGCGACGAGATCGTCGGCGAGCCGACCTGA
- a CDS encoding YceI family protein produces the protein MTDTLTIPGYKVGTWEVDTTHSEVGFSIRHIMVSKVKGKFERFNATFVTPENPLETKVTASAEVASINTNQPDRDGHLRTGDFFDAESYPTIDFVSTGARAKGDDFLVDGDLTIKGVTKPVTFTVEFGGFATDPYGNYKFGATATTKINREDFGLTYNAALETGGVLLGNDVTITIELQAAHQA, from the coding sequence ATGACCGACACCCTGACGATTCCCGGCTACAAGGTTGGCACCTGGGAGGTCGACACCACGCACAGCGAGGTCGGCTTCAGCATCCGCCACATCATGGTCTCGAAGGTCAAGGGCAAGTTCGAGCGCTTCAACGCGACGTTCGTCACGCCGGAGAACCCCCTCGAGACGAAGGTCACCGCGTCCGCCGAGGTCGCTTCGATCAACACGAACCAGCCCGACCGCGACGGTCACCTCCGCACCGGCGACTTCTTCGACGCCGAGTCCTACCCGACGATCGACTTCGTCTCGACCGGCGCCCGCGCCAAGGGCGACGACTTCCTCGTCGACGGCGACCTCACGATCAAGGGCGTGACCAAGCCCGTCACCTTCACCGTCGAGTTCGGCGGCTTCGCGACCGACCCCTACGGCAACTACAAGTTCGGCGCGACCGCGACCACCAAGATCAACCGCGAGGACTTCGGCCTCACCTACAACGCGGCGCTCGAGACCGGCGGCGTGCTGCTCGGCAACGACGTCACGATCACCATCGAACTGCAGGCTGCGCACCAGGCGTAG
- a CDS encoding glycoside hydrolase family 3 N-terminal domain-containing protein, whose protein sequence is MQVGRRRFLVTGASVAVGAMLGLSACTGPPPPERSGRPAATGPDAGELRAAAELASMTLEQRIASMLMLHTPGTDPAALRAFVERYRPGGFILMGDNVPGLAGLPAVTDALSPDPTMPLLIGIDQEGGDVRRIDEDVAAAADTLKSEPPEATETAFTARATMLAAAGCSVNFGIVADETADPTSFIYDRALGTSPDAAAARVAAAVRGERGAVLSTLKHFPGHGQAPGDSHSTVPSTSLGLEEWRASDAVPFAAGIDAGAEVVMFGHLVYSAVDPAPATLSSAWHAKLHDDLGFSGMTITDDMLMLQHTGLPEYQNPSENAIRAVAAGNTMLLYVLGADPSSTGVDPDVLIADIAAAVRSGRISEDVVAEAAHHLLRVRLGLPAMRPMSS, encoded by the coding sequence GTGCAGGTGGGACGGCGACGCTTCCTCGTCACCGGCGCCTCCGTGGCGGTCGGTGCGATGCTCGGCCTGTCCGCATGCACGGGCCCGCCTCCGCCTGAGCGATCGGGACGACCGGCAGCCACCGGGCCGGACGCCGGCGAACTGCGCGCCGCGGCGGAACTGGCCTCGATGACGCTCGAACAGCGCATCGCCTCCATGTTGATGCTGCACACCCCGGGCACCGATCCCGCGGCGCTCCGAGCCTTCGTCGAACGCTACCGACCGGGCGGCTTCATCCTCATGGGCGACAACGTGCCGGGACTCGCCGGACTGCCCGCGGTCACGGACGCCCTCAGCCCAGACCCCACCATGCCCCTGCTCATCGGCATCGACCAGGAGGGTGGCGACGTCCGTCGCATCGACGAGGACGTCGCGGCCGCGGCGGACACCCTGAAGTCAGAACCGCCGGAGGCGACGGAGACGGCGTTCACGGCGCGCGCGACCATGCTCGCGGCCGCGGGATGTTCGGTCAACTTCGGCATCGTCGCCGATGAGACGGCGGATCCGACCTCGTTCATCTACGACCGTGCGCTCGGGACCAGCCCGGACGCCGCTGCAGCGCGCGTTGCCGCCGCGGTCCGAGGAGAGCGCGGGGCGGTCCTCAGTACGCTCAAGCATTTCCCCGGGCACGGTCAGGCCCCCGGGGACTCCCACTCGACGGTCCCCTCCACGTCGCTGGGGCTCGAGGAGTGGAGGGCGAGCGACGCCGTCCCGTTCGCGGCGGGCATCGACGCCGGTGCGGAGGTCGTCATGTTCGGCCACCTCGTCTACTCGGCGGTCGATCCGGCGCCCGCGACGCTCTCGTCCGCCTGGCACGCGAAGCTCCACGACGATCTCGGCTTCTCCGGTATGACGATCACCGACGACATGCTCATGCTGCAGCACACCGGTCTCCCGGAGTACCAGAACCCGTCGGAGAACGCGATCCGTGCGGTGGCGGCCGGCAACACGATGCTGCTCTACGTCCTGGGCGCGGATCCCTCCTCGACGGGTGTCGACCCCGACGTGCTCATCGCCGACATCGCGGCTGCGGTGCGCTCGGGGAGGATCTCGGAGGACGTCGTCGCCGAAGCGGCGCACCACCTGCTGCGTGTCCGGCTGGGCCTTCCCGCGATGCGGCCGATGTCGTCCTGA
- a CDS encoding lytic transglycosylase domain-containing protein, which translates to MRKPLTNRSPRSRGVSRAAALGAAVIIAVSCAGPAAAVSPTTVRTADYPSWDDVQAAKSNESTAQAEADRIVSLLDGLRDESARLGDEAVRQGAAAGEAKAALDAQAAVADTISAQATAAATAAASSKRQAGAVIAQMTRTGGVDPTLSLVLSGVADDDLLSKLSAISKLSETSAQDLASATAASNTASALAEQATTAEAERQRLSEAADASYETAQSASDAADAAVAEQQANRDRLYQQLAVLKNTTAAIEQAYAQSQEAIAAEEQRRNEATGGEGATSAPPPDLSADPAGAKAYAQSAIGAYGWGSGEFQCLLQLWTRESSWRVNAYNESSGAYGIPQSLPGSKMASVGDDWRTNAATQITWGLNYIDSRYGSPCGAWAHSEAVNWY; encoded by the coding sequence ATGCGCAAGCCGCTGACGAACCGATCGCCTCGTTCGAGGGGCGTCTCGCGAGCCGCCGCCCTCGGCGCCGCGGTCATCATCGCGGTGTCGTGTGCAGGTCCGGCAGCCGCCGTCAGCCCGACGACGGTCCGCACCGCCGACTACCCGAGCTGGGACGACGTCCAAGCGGCGAAGTCGAACGAATCGACCGCCCAGGCCGAGGCCGACCGCATCGTGTCCCTCCTCGACGGGCTGCGCGACGAGTCCGCCCGGCTCGGCGACGAAGCCGTCCGCCAGGGTGCAGCGGCAGGCGAGGCCAAAGCCGCGCTCGACGCGCAGGCCGCCGTCGCCGACACGATCAGCGCGCAGGCGACGGCCGCAGCGACGGCCGCCGCGTCGAGCAAACGCCAGGCCGGGGCGGTCATCGCGCAGATGACCCGCACCGGAGGCGTCGACCCGACGCTGTCCCTCGTCCTCTCCGGCGTCGCCGACGACGACCTGCTCTCGAAGCTCAGCGCCATCAGCAAGCTGAGCGAGACCTCGGCTCAGGACCTCGCGTCCGCGACCGCCGCGAGCAACACCGCGTCCGCGCTCGCCGAGCAGGCCACCACCGCCGAGGCGGAACGGCAGCGCCTGTCCGAAGCCGCTGACGCCAGCTACGAGACCGCGCAGTCGGCGAGCGACGCGGCGGACGCCGCAGTCGCGGAGCAGCAGGCGAACCGGGATCGGCTCTACCAGCAACTCGCCGTCCTCAAGAACACGACTGCCGCGATCGAACAGGCCTACGCCCAGAGCCAGGAGGCGATCGCCGCCGAGGAGCAGCGACGCAACGAGGCGACGGGCGGAGAGGGTGCCACGAGCGCACCGCCGCCGGACCTCTCGGCCGATCCGGCAGGGGCGAAGGCGTACGCCCAGTCGGCGATCGGGGCCTACGGCTGGGGTAGCGGCGAGTTCCAGTGCCTGCTCCAGTTGTGGACGCGCGAATCCAGCTGGCGGGTCAACGCTTACAACGAATCCAGTGGGGCCTACGGGATCCCGCAATCGCTCCCGGGCAGCAAGATGGCCAGTGTCGGCGACGACTGGCGGACCAACGCTGCGACGCAGATCACCTGGGGTCTGAACTACATCGACAGCCGGTACGGTTCACCCTGTGGCGCCTGGGCGCACTCCGAAGCCGTCAACTGGTACTGA
- a CDS encoding UbiA family prenyltransferase produces MFSTARRLFASSHPGPTVAVTVLAVVLASAVGVEPLRTLLLALVVFVGQLSIGWSNDWLDARRDRRSGRLDKPVARGDLSVGTVRLAALLAGAASIPLSFTLGWAAAAAHLLFLACGWAYNLHLKATAWSVVPFIIGFGALPAVVTFAAIPPIPPAGWTLAVGGLFGIAIHFTNALPDLDDDLRTGVRGLPHRLGARTAGRAAFGALGVAGVVAVLGQSGVFTGRLAAPPLVGLIGCAGVLGLVILGLVLVGSRQPDRLLFRLIISAALLVTVVLAVSGTNLGVVSTS; encoded by the coding sequence GTGTTCTCCACCGCCCGCCGTCTGTTCGCGTCTTCCCATCCCGGACCCACCGTCGCGGTCACGGTCCTGGCCGTCGTCCTGGCCTCCGCCGTCGGGGTCGAGCCGCTGCGGACGCTGCTCCTGGCGCTGGTGGTCTTCGTCGGTCAGCTCTCGATCGGGTGGTCGAACGACTGGCTCGACGCGCGTCGCGACCGCCGGTCAGGGCGGCTGGACAAGCCCGTCGCGCGTGGTGACCTCAGCGTCGGGACGGTCCGTCTGGCGGCGCTCCTGGCCGGAGCCGCGAGCATCCCGCTCTCCTTCACCCTCGGCTGGGCGGCGGCAGCGGCACACCTGCTCTTCCTCGCGTGCGGTTGGGCCTACAACCTCCACCTCAAGGCGACCGCGTGGTCGGTGGTCCCGTTCATCATCGGGTTCGGCGCACTGCCCGCCGTGGTCACGTTCGCGGCGATCCCGCCCATCCCGCCGGCCGGTTGGACCCTCGCCGTCGGCGGCCTGTTCGGCATCGCGATCCACTTCACGAACGCGCTCCCGGACCTCGACGACGATCTCCGGACCGGTGTCCGTGGTCTGCCGCACCGCCTCGGAGCACGGACGGCAGGTCGGGCCGCGTTCGGGGCGCTCGGGGTGGCGGGCGTCGTCGCCGTGCTGGGGCAGAGCGGCGTCTTCACCGGGCGCCTCGCCGCGCCACCGCTCGTCGGGCTCATCGGCTGCGCCGGGGTCCTCGGGCTCGTGATCTTGGGCCTCGTGCTGGTCGGCAGCCGTCAGCCGGACCGGCTCCTCTTCCGGCTCATCATCAGCGCGGCCTTGCTCGTCACGGTGGTCCTGGCCGTCTCGGGCACGAACCTCGGGGTCGTCAGTACCAGTTGA